A window of the Zeugodacus cucurbitae isolate PBARC_wt_2022May chromosome 4, idZeuCucr1.2, whole genome shotgun sequence genome harbors these coding sequences:
- the LOC105211108 gene encoding uncharacterized protein LOC105211108, whose amino-acid sequence MEDNSTALNENKEIEELALQKNFLKLHYGRCTVIGKLNQHENGYPILENINLSTILPRACNLPEGTVSLRLFKFVTTDVELKIGQYCEVCGEVVLWNPNSPRENWLPMTPRGAVELELKNCNVTSQQQKLENLHNTYQPAINIFKVDYIECAQELIQRHLKIRLLTANCDKKT is encoded by the exons ATGGAAGATAATTCAACTgcattgaatgaaaataaggaAA TAGAAGAACTGGCGCtgcaaaaaaactttttaaaattacacTATGGACGTTGCACTGTAATTGGCAAATTGAATCAACACGAAAATGGTTATCCCATACTGGAAAACATCAACCTATCAACAATACTACCCAG GGCTTGCAATCTCCCTGAAGGCACAGTAAGTTTACGTTTGTTTAAATTCGTCACCACTGATGTTGAATTGAAAATTGGGCAATATTGTGAAGTTTGTGGTGAAGTGGTGCTTTGGAATCCCAATAGCCCGCGAGAAAACTGGTTGCCCATGACGCCGCGTGGAGCAGTCGAGTtagaattgaaaaattgtaatgtaACGAGTCAACAGCAAAAGCTGGAAAACCTACACAACACATACCAGCcagcaattaatatttttaaagtagatTACATAGAATGCGCACAGGAACTGATCCAAAGGCATTTGAAAATTCGACTGCTTACAGCGAATTGTGATAAGAAAACATGA